Part of the bacterium HR11 genome is shown below.
AGGTCGCCGACCTGGACTTTCGCAAGGTCCTGGCCATCGAGGCCCGGGGGTACATCTTCGGGAGCATCATCGCTTACCGGAAGGGCGTCGGCCTCATCATCGTCCGGAAGAAGGGCAAGCTCCCGGCCGAAACGATCACGACGACCTATTCCCTGGAATACGGCAGTGCCACCCTGGAGGTTCACCAGGACGGCATCGCCCCCGGTGAGCCGGTCCTCATCGTCGACGACCTCCTGGCGACGGGCGGGACGGCCTTGGCGGCGGCCGAACTCGTCCAAGCCGCCTGGGGTCAGGTCGCCGGCTTTCTGTTCCTGATCGAACTGGACGACCTGCAGGGTCGCCGGCGTTTGCAGGTTGCGCCCGTCTTTTCTATCATTCATTTCCGGGAAGACGAGTAAGCACCCAGGGCCGGGTGTTCGTTCAGCTCGTCTCAAAAGCCCTCTCCCTGTGGAGGGGGAGTTGATGCTCTGTTCCAGTGTCCCGATCCGATGCCAAAGAGCTGAGAAGTCCAGGCTGTAAATACTGAATGGCGAAGGCCGGGACTGGCGGCGAAGGGCGCCGGCCTGTGTCCATTCGACTCTTACGCCCACCACCCCGATGCCCGGGACCTGGGATCAGAGGCCTCCACAGACGCGCCTGTAGCTCAGTCGGATAGAGCACGAGATTCCTAATCTCGGGGTCGGGGGTTCGAGTCCCCCCAGGCGCACCACTTGAGTCTCTTCATCGAGTCTTTCCATATCCGCCTCCACCCCCGGGAGTGTTCATCCGGCCGGTCCTTGGACTTTGTTCCCGTTCCTGTTATCAGAGCCGTTCGGTTCGTGAGAATGGGGTCGGGACGGCCTTTTCCATCACCCGGGAAGCACGATGTTTCAAAGGGACGGAGGGACGAAGTCACGAAGTGACGGGCCAGGGTGATGGATGATTCATAGCCGCCATTAGCGCATGGCTCATGGCTGATGGCTCATAGGACTATGAGCTATGAGCCAATCAGGCTGAATCCATGCGGGTTTTCACGAACCGAAGGGCTCTGCTATAGATATAGAGATATATCGGGCCTATCTGCCGACCTGCCCATCGGCCTGAGATCATCGTTCGCACGAAGCCAGGGGTCGTAGGAATGCCGACTACTCGAGGCGGACCGGACGTACGGGTGTATCCGGACCCTGATGCATTAAGCCGGGCGGTCGCCGAGGCCATGGCGGGCCTCATCCAGACGACTGTCGCCGAGAAGGGCCGCTTTTCCATGGCCCTCTCGGGCGGTCGGGCGCCCTTCCGGACGTTTCGCCGCCTCGTCGAGGCCTTTCGGGACGCCGTCCCCTGGTCGGAGGTTCACATCTTCTGGGCCGACGAGCGGTACGTCCCCTTCGACGACGCCCGGAACCACTACCGGATGGTCCGGGCGGTCTTCCTCGACCACGTCCCCATCCCATCCAGTCAGGTCCATCCCATGCCGACGGCGGCGCCGGACCCCGAGACGGCGGCCCGGGCGTATGAAGCCCTGCTCCGGACGTATTTCCCGGGCCCCTGGCCCGTCTTCGACTTGGTCCTCCTGGGCGTCGGCGCCGACGGCCACACGGCGTCGCTCTTTCCGGGCTCCCCGGCCTTAGCCGAACGAGAGCGCTGGGTCGTCGCCGTGCGAGAGCCGATGGCCGACCCGCCGGTCCGACTGACCCTGACCCTGCCGGTCTTGAATCACGCGGCCTGCGTCTATTTCATCGTGACCGGTTCCGAGAAGGCGGCCGCCCTTCGGCGGGCCCTGGCCGACCCGCCGGACCCCGTGGGCTGTCCGGCCAGCGCCGTGCGGCCCGTCCGGGGTGACCTCGTGTGGTGGGTCGACCGGGCGGCCTGGGAGGGCGCCGACGGCCGGTGACCGTTCTGCAGACGGGGACGTCTGCGCTCCTTTAGACCCGGACGACCGAGTCTTCACTCCCGAAGGGGTTCGGGACGAAACCGTCGGCCTGTTCGTCGTTTTTCCACTCGCGCCCGTTGATCAGGTAACGGAATCGGTAGGTCTCGCCAGGGCGGAAGACTTTCGTGAGGCTGTAGAAGCCGTCCTTGCGGGGGTTCATCGGCTCGGGTTGCCAGCCGTTCCATTCGCCGACGATCTCGACCTGGTCCACGCCTTCGCCGCCCGGGACCTCAAAGGTGACCCAACAGCGTTTTCCATAGTATTTCTTGCGGATCATCGTCGCCTGCCTCCCGAATCGGACGTCGTACTGCCTGAAAATATAGGATGTAGGATGCAGGATACAAGATGCAGAATGCAAGGTGGGAACGGGATGGATATCTCGCCGAGCGATGGCTTCTCCGCAGACCCCGTCCCGCCATCCCGCCGTCCCATCCGGTGCCTGAGTCCCCTTCATTGCAATGAACGACTCTGCTAAGATCAGGATGCCCACAGCCCGGGGAGGCCCAGACGATGGACTGGGAAGGTTGGGACGCCCCGCCCCTGCGGGCCTTACGAGAGCAAGTCGATACGGTCTTACGGGAAATCCTGGCGGCGGCGCCGCCCCACGTGCCGCAAGCGATTCGGGACGCTATGGAATATGCGACGGTCGACGGCGGCAAGCGGCTCCGGGCCCTCCTCCTGGTCGGCCTTACGGAGGCCATGCAGGGCCCCAAGCCGGACGCCCTCCTGGCGGCGGCCGCCGTCGAGATGGTCCACGCGGCGTCGCTCATCCTGGACGACCTGCCGTGCATGGACGACGCCAAGCTCCGGCGGGGCCATCCGGCCGTTCATCTCACCTTTGGCGAGGACAATGCCATCCTGACGGCCTTCAGCCTCGTCAATCTGGCCTACGAAGTCCTCGCCCGGCTTCCCAGCGTGGAACCTGCCACGGCCCTGCAGATCATCCAGCAGTTAGCCTGGGCCATCGGCCGGCCGGGTCTCATCACGGGCCAATGGCAGGACCTGCACCCGCCCGCCTGGGACGAGGCGACCGTCGACACGATCCACTTGTATAAGACAGCCGTGCTGTTCGAGTTCGTCACGGTCAC
Proteins encoded:
- the apt gene encoding Adenine phosphoribosyltransferase, with translation MPEWTPEELKRRIRTVPDFPVPGIRFRDITTLLKDGPAFRAAVDLMWEQVADLDFRKVLAIEARGYIFGSIIAYRKGVGLIIVRKKGKLPAETITTTYSLEYGSATLEVHQDGIAPGEPVLIVDDLLATGGTALAAAELVQAAWGQVAGFLFLIELDDLQGRRRLQVAPVFSIIHFREDE
- the pgl gene encoding 6-phosphogluconolactonase, with the translated sequence MPTTRGGPDVRVYPDPDALSRAVAEAMAGLIQTTVAEKGRFSMALSGGRAPFRTFRRLVEAFRDAVPWSEVHIFWADERYVPFDDARNHYRMVRAVFLDHVPIPSSQVHPMPTAAPDPETAARAYEALLRTYFPGPWPVFDLVLLGVGADGHTASLFPGSPALAERERWVVAVREPMADPPVRLTLTLPVLNHAACVYFIVTGSEKAAALRRALADPPDPVGCPASAVRPVRGDLVWWVDRAAWEGADGR
- the crtE gene encoding Geranylgeranyl diphosphate synthase gives rise to the protein MDWEGWDAPPLRALREQVDTVLREILAAAPPHVPQAIRDAMEYATVDGGKRLRALLLVGLTEAMQGPKPDALLAAAAVEMVHAASLILDDLPCMDDAKLRRGHPAVHLTFGEDNAILTAFSLVNLAYEVLARLPSVEPATALQIIQQLAWAIGRPGLITGQWQDLHPPAWDEATVDTIHLYKTAVLFEFVTVTAGLLSRASPMEMASLRRFGTTVGRAFQCLDDILDVYGEPSVVGKDVRQDVRRLTYWKLMPWDAVFDKVERLLDEAHRIAMGCRWASAAQWFLEPMMVQLQLLRQRVLSAER